Within Actinoplanes sp. L3-i22, the genomic segment TCCCGGCGCCGGCTGACGGCAGTCGGGAACCGCGCCGGAGCCGCGCGGTCCGCGGGCCTGGACGGCGGGACAGGCGCATCGTGCCCGCCGGGTTGGTGCGGCCGAGTGCTTCGGGCCGGGCGAGTGGATTGCGCGCCGGTCGGGCCGGGCGATCGTGCATGTGGGGTGGTGCGGAGGGGCACATCGCCGGGGTGCGGTAGTGCGGTCGCGCACATCGCCTGTGGTGGCCGGAGCCGGGGTGCGAGGGTGAGGGCCGGCGACGAGAGGGCGTGGGATGACGGAGATCGTGCTGATCCGGCACGGACAGACGGAGTGGAGCGCCAACGGGCGGCACACGTCTTTCACGGATCTTGAGCTGACCGCGGAGGGTGAGGCGCAGGCGCGCCGCGCCGGGGAGCGGCTCGGCGGCCGGAAGTTCGCGGCGGTGCTCGCCAGCCCGCGGAAGCGCGCGCTGCGGACGGCGGAGCTGGCCGGGTTGACCGTCACCGAGGTGACCGAGGACCTGGCCGAGTGGAACTACGGGGAGTACGAGGGGATCACCACCAAGCAGATCCGCGTCGACCGGCCGGACTGGTCGCTC encodes:
- a CDS encoding histidine phosphatase family protein, encoding MTEIVLIRHGQTEWSANGRHTSFTDLELTAEGEAQARRAGERLGGRKFAAVLASPRKRALRTAELAGLTVTEVTEDLAEWNYGEYEGITTKQIRVDRPDWSLWADGCPGGESPEQIGARLDRVLDRARAVGGDVALVGHGHSLRVTGARWIGLPPSAGGLLKLDTATVSVLGFEHEVDPVISAWNAPC